From a single Glycine soja cultivar W05 chromosome 19, ASM419377v2, whole genome shotgun sequence genomic region:
- the LOC114397943 gene encoding 40S ribosomal protein S14: MSRRKVREPKEENVTLGPAVRDGEHVFGVARIFASFNDTFIHVTDLSGRETLVRITGGMKVKADRDESSPYAAMLAAQDVAARCKELGITALHIKLRATGGNKTKTPGPGAQSALRALARSGMKIGRIEDVTPIPSDSTRRKSGRRGRRL, from the exons ATG TCGAGGAGAAAGGTTAGAGAGCCAAAGGAGGAAAACGTGACTCTGGGCCCAGCTGTTAGAGATGGTGAACATGTTTTTGGAGTCGCTCGCATCTTTGCCTCCTTCAATGACACCttcatt CATGTCACTGATCTGTCTGGGAGGGAAACACTTGTCCGCATCACTG GCGGGATGAAGGTTAAAGCTGACAGAGATGAATCATCTCCATATGCTGCTATGCTTGCTGCGCAGGATGTTGCTGCTAGATGCAAG GAACTGGGCATAACTGCTCTTCATATCAAGCTCCGTGCCACAGGTGGAAACAAGACAAAAACACCAGGTCCTGGTGCTCAATCAGCTCTTCGAGCCCTTGCTCGTTCAGGAATGAAAATTGGTCGCATAG AGGATGTGACCCCCATTCCTTCCGATAGCACACGGAGAAAGAGTGGTAGAAGGGGTAGAAGGCTTTAA
- the LOC114397944 gene encoding 40S ribosomal protein S14, which translates to MSRRKVREPKEENVTLGPAVRDGEHVFGVARIFASFNDTFIHVTDLSGRETLVRITGGMKVKADRDESSPYAAMLAAQDVAARCKELGITALHIKLRATGGNKTKTPGPGAQSALRALARSGMKIGRIEDVTPIPSDSTRRKSGRRGRRL; encoded by the exons ATG TCGAGGAGAAAGGTCAGAGAGCCAAAGGAGGAAAACGTGACTCTTGGCCCAGCTGTTAGAGATGGCGAACATGTCTTTGGCGTCGCTCGCATATTTGCCTCCTTTAATGATACCTTCATT CATGTCACTGATCTGTCTGGGAGGGAAACGCTTGTCCGCATCACTG GTGGAATGAAGGTTAAGGCTGACAGAGATGAATCATCTCCTTATGCTGCTATGCTTGCAGCTCAGGATGTTGCTGCCAGATGCAAG GAACTTGGCATTACTGCTCTTCATATCAAGCTCCGTGCCACGGGTGGGAACAAGACAAAAACTCCGGGTCCTGGTGCTCAATCAGCTCTTCGTGCCCTTGCTCGTTCAGGAATGAAAATTGGTCGTATAG AGGATGTGACTCCCATTCCTTCGGATAGCACTCGTAGAAAGAGTGGTAGAAGGGGTAGAAGGCTTTAA
- the LOC114397942 gene encoding NADPH-dependent aldehyde reductase 1, chloroplastic-like — MSSFRFKSNSFQNHIFRLLSNSKSLLTRMASGENQFPRQKQDTQPGKEYLMNPPPQYNSPDYKPSNKLHGKVAVVTGGDSGIGRAVCNLFSLEGATVIFTYVKGQEEIDARDTLEIIRKAKTEDAKDPMAVAVDHLGYEENCKRVVDQVVNAYGSIHILVNNAAVQYESDSLEEIDDKRLEMVFRTNIFSYFFMTKHALKHMKEGSSIINTTSVTAYEGFAKLVDYSSTKGAIVGFTRSLALQLVSKGIRVNGVAPGPIWTPLEVASLTVEEIVRFGSDVTPMKRAGQPIEVAPSYVFLASNICSSYITGQVLHPNGGIIVNT, encoded by the exons ATGTCTTCCTTTCGATTCAAAAGCAACAGCTTCCAAAACCACATTTTCAGGCTTCTTAGTAATTCCAAAAGCTTGTTGACGAGAATGGCTTCCGGTGAAAACCAGTTTCCCCGCCAGAAGCAAGACACACAGCCTGGCAAAGAGTATCTCATGAATCCACCACCCCAATACAACAGCCCCGATTACAAGCCATCAAATAAACTTCAT ggaAAGGTAGCTGTAGTAACTGGGGGTGACTCTGGAATTGGACGAGCAGTGTGCAACTTGTTTTCATTAGAGGGTGCTACTGTTATTTTCACCTACGTTAAGGGGCAGGAGGAGATAGATGCAAGGGACACGCTTGAGATTATAAGAAAGGCTAAGACTGAAGATGCCAAAGATCCAATGGCTGTAGCGGTTGATCATTTGGGTTATGAAGAGAATTGCAAGAGAGTGGTGGACCAGGTGGTCAACGCTTATGGCAGCATCCACATTCTGGTCAACAATGCAGCCGTGCAGTACGAGAGTGATTCACTTGAAGAGATTGATGATAAAAGACTCGAGATGGTGTTCCGAACTAATATCTTCTCCTATTTCTTCATGACTAA gcATGCCCTAAAGCACATGAAGGAAGGAAGCAGTATTATAAACACGACATCAGTGACTGCATACGAGGGATTCGCAAAACTAGTGGACTACAGTTCCACGAAGGGTGCCATTGTTGGGTTTACTCGTTCCCTGGCGCTTCAGCTTGTGAGCAAGGGAATAAGAGTGAACGGAGTTGCACCTGGACCCATCTGGACTCCGTTAGAGGTAGCTAGTTTGACGGTGGAAGAAATTGTTCGATTTGGTTCCGATGTGACGCCAATGAAGAGAGCTGGCCAACCTATTGAAGTTGCTCCCTCTTACGTGTTTCTTGCTAGCAACATATGCTCCTCTTATATAACGGGCCAAGTCCTCCACCCCAACG gTGGAATCATTGTGAACACTTGA
- the LOC114397941 gene encoding sugar transporter ERD6-like 5 isoform X1, protein MVNAIDQLSVLKPSFLCFAFHRTQSMDNKTDFSSPLLPTSYGPNDAVDSQGKGPSSSSIPTTLIITTLVAVFGSYVFGSAIGYSSPTQSAIMRDLNLGVAQYSIFGSILTIGAMIGAVVSGRIADYAGRRVAMGFSQVFCILGWLAITFSKVAWWLYVGRLLVGCGIGLLSYVVPVYVAEITPKNLRGAFTAVHQLMICCGMSLTYLIGAYVNWRILATIGIIPCLVQLLSLPFIPDSPRWLAKAGRLKESDSALQRLRGKNADVYQEATEIRDHTEAFQKQTEASIIGLFQMQYLKSLTVGVGLMILQQFGGINGIVFYANSIFISSGFSESIGTIAIVAVKIPMTTIGVLLMDKSGRRPLLLVSAVGTCVGCFLAALSFVLQDLHKWKGVSPILALVGVLVYVGSYSIGMGAIPWVIMSEIFPINVKGSAGSLVTLVSWLCSWIISYAFNFLMSWSSAGTFFMFSGICGFTVLFVAKLVPETKGRTLEEIQASLNSYSSKR, encoded by the exons ATGGTCAACGCCATTGACCAACTAAGTGTTTTAAAACCTTCCTTCCTCTGCTTTGCTTTTCATAGAACGCAAAGCATGGACAACAAAACCGATTTCTCAAGTCCTCTTCTCCCCACAAGTTACGGTCCCAATGATGCCGTTGACTCTCAGGGCAAAggcccttcttcttcttccatacCAACTACTCTTATAATCACTACCCTCGTCGCTGTTTTTGGTTCTTACGTTTTTGGCTCTGCT ATTGGGTATTCATCACCTACTCAATCTGCAATCATGCGTGACCTCAATCTCGGAGTGGCCCAG TACTCAATTTTTGGTTCAATATTGACGATTGGAGCCATGATTGGTGCCGTTGTGAGTGGTAGAATAGCTGATTATGCTGGTCGTCGAGTT GCCATGGGATTCTCCCAGGTTTTCTGCATCTTGGGATGGCTTGCCATAACATTCTCAAAG GTTGCTTGGTGGCTTTATGTTGGAAGACTGTTGGTAGGATGTGGGATTGGCCTTCTATCTTATGTG GTACCAGTTTATGTAGCAGAAATAACACCCAAGAATCTTCGAGGGGCATTCACTGCAGTTCATCAG TTAATGATTTGTTGTGGGATGTCATTAACTTATCTTATTGGAGCATATGTGAATTGGCGGATCTTGGCTACAATAG GAATTATTCCGTGTCTTGTGCAGCTTCTGAGTCTTCCCTTCATCCCTGATTCTCCTAGGTGGCTG GCTAAGGCTGGTCGCTTGAAAGAGAGTGATTCTGCTTTACAGCGCCTCAGGGGGAAGAATGCTGATGTTTATCAAGAGGCCACTGAAATCAGA GATCATACAGAAGCCTTTCAAAAGCAAACAGAAGCTAGCATCATTGGCTTATTTCAAATGCAATATTTGAAGTCACTTACC GTAGGAGTTGGCTTGATGATACTGCAACAGTTTGGAGGGATTAATGGCATTGTTTTTTATGCAAACTCTATATTTATATCTTCTG GGTTTTCAGAAAGTATTGGAACAATAGCAATTGTTGCCGTTAAG ATTCCAATGACAACTATAGGAGTACTTTTAATGGATAAATCTGGAAGACGACCACTTTTGCTG GTGTCTGCAGTGGGAACATGCGTAGGATGCTTCCTGGCAGCCTTGTCATTCGTTTTGCAG GACTTGCATAAGTGGAAAGGAGTTAGTCCCATTTTGGCGCTAGTGGGTGTATTG GTATACGTGGGATCTTACTCTATAGGCATGGGAGCAATTCCGTGGGTTATAATGTCTGAG aTATTTCCCATCAACGTGAAGGGTTCTGCTGGAAGCCTTGTGACTTTGGTTAGCTGGTTGTGTTCCTGGATTATATCATATGCTTTTAACTTCCTCATGAGTTGGAGTTCAGCAG GAACTTTCTTCATGTTCTCTGGCATATGTGGCTTCACTGTGCTATTCGTAGCAAAACTAGTACCAGAGACCAAGGGCCGTACACTAGAAGAAATTCAAGCTTCTCTGAATTCATATTCTTCTAAGAGATGA
- the LOC114397941 gene encoding sugar transporter ERD6-like 5 isoform X2: MVNAIDQLSVLKPSFLCFAFHRTQSMDNKTDFSSPLLPTSYGPNDAVDSQGKGPSSSSIPTTLIITTLVAVFGSYVFGSAIGYSSPTQSAIMRDLNLGVAQYSIFGSILTIGAMIGAVVSGRIADYAGRRVAMGFSQVFCILGWLAITFSKVAWWLYVGRLLVGCGIGLLSYVVPVYVAEITPKNLRGAFTAVHQLMICCGMSLTYLIGAYVNWRILATIGIIPCLVQLLSLPFIPDSPRWLAKAGRLKESDSALQRLRGKNADVYQEATEIRDHTEAFQKQTEASIIGLFQMQYLKSLTVGVGLMILQQFGGINGIVFYANSIFISSGFSESIGTIAIVAVKIPMTTIGVLLMDKSGRRPLLLVSAVGTCVGCFLAALSFVLQDLHKWKGVSPILALVGVLRHRIGFNI; this comes from the exons ATGGTCAACGCCATTGACCAACTAAGTGTTTTAAAACCTTCCTTCCTCTGCTTTGCTTTTCATAGAACGCAAAGCATGGACAACAAAACCGATTTCTCAAGTCCTCTTCTCCCCACAAGTTACGGTCCCAATGATGCCGTTGACTCTCAGGGCAAAggcccttcttcttcttccatacCAACTACTCTTATAATCACTACCCTCGTCGCTGTTTTTGGTTCTTACGTTTTTGGCTCTGCT ATTGGGTATTCATCACCTACTCAATCTGCAATCATGCGTGACCTCAATCTCGGAGTGGCCCAG TACTCAATTTTTGGTTCAATATTGACGATTGGAGCCATGATTGGTGCCGTTGTGAGTGGTAGAATAGCTGATTATGCTGGTCGTCGAGTT GCCATGGGATTCTCCCAGGTTTTCTGCATCTTGGGATGGCTTGCCATAACATTCTCAAAG GTTGCTTGGTGGCTTTATGTTGGAAGACTGTTGGTAGGATGTGGGATTGGCCTTCTATCTTATGTG GTACCAGTTTATGTAGCAGAAATAACACCCAAGAATCTTCGAGGGGCATTCACTGCAGTTCATCAG TTAATGATTTGTTGTGGGATGTCATTAACTTATCTTATTGGAGCATATGTGAATTGGCGGATCTTGGCTACAATAG GAATTATTCCGTGTCTTGTGCAGCTTCTGAGTCTTCCCTTCATCCCTGATTCTCCTAGGTGGCTG GCTAAGGCTGGTCGCTTGAAAGAGAGTGATTCTGCTTTACAGCGCCTCAGGGGGAAGAATGCTGATGTTTATCAAGAGGCCACTGAAATCAGA GATCATACAGAAGCCTTTCAAAAGCAAACAGAAGCTAGCATCATTGGCTTATTTCAAATGCAATATTTGAAGTCACTTACC GTAGGAGTTGGCTTGATGATACTGCAACAGTTTGGAGGGATTAATGGCATTGTTTTTTATGCAAACTCTATATTTATATCTTCTG GGTTTTCAGAAAGTATTGGAACAATAGCAATTGTTGCCGTTAAG ATTCCAATGACAACTATAGGAGTACTTTTAATGGATAAATCTGGAAGACGACCACTTTTGCTG GTGTCTGCAGTGGGAACATGCGTAGGATGCTTCCTGGCAGCCTTGTCATTCGTTTTGCAG GACTTGCATAAGTGGAAAGGAGTTAGTCCCATTTTGGCGCTAGTGGGTGTATTG CGACATAGAATTGGTTTCAACATTTGA